One region of Macadamia integrifolia cultivar HAES 741 unplaced genomic scaffold, SCU_Mint_v3 scaffold976, whole genome shotgun sequence genomic DNA includes:
- the LOC122070687 gene encoding activator of 90 kDa heat shock protein ATPase homolog, whose protein sequence is MAKYGEGDKRWIVEDRPDGTNVHNWHWAETNCLEWSRNLLGKLLSDLTILDGEGNLYIKTKEVTKVEGEAFINIRKGKIIPGYEISVSLSWEGEAREADGKSLLKVDGSVEIPYIADENADEDPEIRVILRDEGPIGRRIKDAFVSKGKPIVLEKVRVYVESMAKGGPAKEELEVKKPSTNKSSSSPAVTAPATATAIATPPAQTKKDAKSKEGFKSISLTEKFNCRAKDIYEIMMDENRWKGFTQSNAKISREVGGEFSLFDGSITGINQELQEGELIVQKWRFGSWADGIHSVVRLTFDEPEPGVTIVKLMQTDVPEEDRYGNSTVVENTERGWRDLIFYKIRAVFGFGV, encoded by the exons ATGGCGAAATACGGGGAGGGTGACAAACGCTGGATCGTGGAAGATAGACCAGACGGTACCAACGTCCACAACTGGCACTGGGCCGAGACCAACTGCCTGGAATGGTCTCGCAACCTCCTTGGCAAGCTACTTTCTGATCTGACCATCTTGGACGGCGAGGGCAACCTCTACATCAAGACCAAGGAGGTTACCAAGGTTGAGGGCGAGGCCTTTATCAATATTCGCAAGGGAAAGATCATCCCTGGTTACGAGATCAGCGTTTCCTTGTCCTGGGAAGGTGAGGCCCGTGAAGCCGATGGCAAATCCCTCCTCAAGGTTGATGGGTCCGTCGAGATCCCTTACATTGCCGACGAGAACGCTGACGAAGACCCCGAAATTAGAGTTATTCTCAGGGACGAAGGTCCCATTGGTAGGAGAATCAAGGATGCCTTCGTGTCCAAAGGGAAACCCATTGTATTGGAGAAAGTTAGGGTTTACGTTGAGAGTATGGCTAAAGGTGGTCCTGCCAAGGAAGAATTGGAGGTCAAGAAGCCTTCCACCAACAAATCTTCTTCGTCACCGGCAGTCACCGCTCCTGCCACCGCCACCGCTATCGCTACTCCTCCTGCTCAGACGAAGAAGGACGCTAAGAGTAAGGAAGGGTTCAAGTCGATTTCTTTGACTGAGAAGTTCAATTGTCGGGCCAAGGATATCTACGAGATCATGATGGATGAGAACAGGTGGAAAGGGTTTACGCAGAGTAATGCGAAGATTAGTAGGGAGGTCGGGGGAGAATTCAGTCTTTTCGATGGCTCAATCACGGGGATCAACCAGGAGTTGCAGGAGGGTGAGCTGATCGTTCAGAAGTGGAGGTTCGGCAGCTGGGCTGATGGGATACATTCTGTG GTACGCCTTACATTTGATGAGCCAGAACCAGGTGTCACCATTGTCAAGCTGATGCAGACTGATGTTCCCGAAGAAGACAG ATATGGGAACTCCACTGTTGTTGAGAACACGGAGAGGGGATGGCGGGACCTTATATTCTACAAGATACGCGCAGTTTTTGGCTTTGGAGTctaa